One Ignavibacteria bacterium genomic window carries:
- a CDS encoding zinc ABC transporter substrate-binding protein has translation MKKLFLAFLVIPILILASCNNKTQNKSDSGKIKAVSTITIIDDVVKSIGGDKVETYSICGVGVDPHIYKAKPNDPRLISESDIVFINGFGLEHWIEEMIRNAGGEKTVVTVTEGLTPMTDEKGYGDPDPHAWFDVENVKTYAKNVAKGLISVDKENEKYYTDNLNNYLLQLDSLNNWIKSRVQELPENQRVLITSHDAFRYFGRAYGFEVHGLQGISTEAKIQTDDVKKLVDFIKERQLKSVFIETSVNPKLLEQISSETGAKVGGVLYSDSIGNEGTEDGTYIGAVKHNVNTIVNSLK, from the coding sequence TAAAACTCAAAACAAAAGTGATTCGGGAAAAATAAAGGCTGTTTCAACAATAACTATAATTGATGACGTTGTTAAAAGCATCGGTGGCGATAAAGTTGAGACTTACAGCATCTGCGGGGTCGGGGTTGACCCTCATATATACAAGGCAAAGCCGAATGACCCGCGGCTTATTTCTGAAAGCGACATAGTTTTCATAAACGGGTTCGGGCTTGAGCACTGGATTGAAGAAATGATTCGCAATGCCGGCGGCGAGAAAACAGTTGTTACCGTTACCGAAGGGCTTACTCCGATGACCGATGAAAAGGGTTATGGCGACCCTGACCCGCATGCGTGGTTTGACGTCGAGAACGTGAAAACATATGCAAAGAATGTTGCTAAAGGTTTAATTTCTGTTGATAAAGAAAATGAAAAATATTATACAGATAACCTGAATAATTATTTATTGCAGCTTGATTCATTGAACAACTGGATAAAATCCCGGGTTCAGGAATTGCCTGAAAACCAGAGAGTGCTTATAACTTCGCATGATGCATTCAGATATTTCGGTAGAGCATACGGTTTTGAAGTGCATGGCTTACAGGGAATTTCAACAGAAGCAAAAATCCAGACCGATGACGTTAAGAAACTCGTTGATTTTATAAAGGAGAGGCAATTAAAAAGCGTATTTATAGAAACAAGCGTTAATCCGAAACTGCTCGAGCAGATTTCATCAGAGACAGGAGCAAAGGTCGGAGGCGTTTTATATTCCGATTCAATCGGGAATGAAGGAACGGAGGACGGAACATACATAGGCGCTGTTAAGCATAATGTTAATACAATTGTAAATTCATTAAAATAA
- a CDS encoding transporter produces MKKILLIIFLFISGSAAAQNIPAISTDRPDQSESSEKIAPKNDTQVELRWQEISPISTDRPDQTESPDIVPLNYTQIEAGFSYERIRYNHISGVVYEIFTTPDLLARYGLAETIELRFGTSVNTGKTIVNDSSNSSSTDFGPLMIGAKLNILEEGEILPKTSLLVEADLPALTLKSSDSYFNPSLKLCFSNQLPNIGELSYNLGIDMDNSESTTNSTFLYSVSMGFDFTNRVGMFTEIYGFIPFNSQNSRHYVDAGFTYLVNNNVQLDISGGYDLQDNLTDYFIGAGISFRFPN; encoded by the coding sequence ATGAAAAAAATCTTACTCATTATTTTTTTATTTATCAGCGGTTCTGCGGCTGCACAAAATATTCCAGCTATTTCAACAGACAGACCCGACCAATCGGAATCGTCTGAAAAAATTGCCCCTAAAAATGATACACAGGTTGAATTGAGGTGGCAGGAAATTTCTCCGATTTCAACAGACAGGCCTGACCAAACGGAGTCTCCTGATATTGTGCCGTTGAATTATACTCAAATTGAGGCAGGATTTTCATACGAACGCATAAGATACAATCATATCAGTGGTGTTGTTTATGAAATTTTTACAACTCCCGATTTACTGGCTCGTTATGGACTGGCAGAAACCATTGAATTAAGATTCGGAACAAGCGTCAATACAGGAAAAACCATAGTTAACGACTCAAGTAATTCCTCTTCAACGGATTTCGGTCCTCTAATGATTGGAGCTAAGCTTAATATTTTAGAAGAAGGTGAAATATTGCCTAAGACATCGTTACTGGTTGAAGCTGACTTACCTGCACTAACGTTAAAAAGCAGTGACAGTTATTTTAATCCGTCTTTAAAACTTTGCTTTTCAAATCAACTGCCGAACATCGGTGAGCTTTCATATAACTTAGGAATTGATATGGATAATAGTGAAAGTACTACTAACTCAACATTTTTATATTCGGTTTCTATGGGCTTTGATTTTACAAATAGAGTTGGGATGTTCACTGAAATATATGGATTTATTCCATTTAATAGTCAAAACTCACGTCATTATGTTGATGCAGGATTTACATATCTTGTAAATAATAATGTGCAGCTTGACATATCAGGCGGATATGATTTGCAGGATAATCTAACGGATTATTTTATAGGAGCAGGAATTTCATTTAGATTTCCAAATTAA
- a CDS encoding metal ABC transporter ATP-binding protein translates to MDNIITVKNLTVTYNRKPAIKGINLRIGSGKIIGIIGPNGAGKSTLIKGILGFLPIDTGEVRIFGEPVQDVMKRVSYIPQKEQFDWDFPINVYDVVIMGRYPYLSTFGRPGTKDNEIAIKSLEKLEMIKYKDTQIRNLSGGQQQRIFLARALAQQSEIYFMDEPFVGVDAKTEAAIFKLIRELKDEGKTILIVHHDLSRIKDYFDELILINQTLVAAGPTDKVFTKENIEKTYGGRLTILEKATQLL, encoded by the coding sequence ATGGACAATATTATTACGGTAAAGAACTTAACGGTTACATATAACAGGAAGCCAGCGATTAAGGGAATTAACCTGCGCATCGGCAGCGGTAAGATTATAGGTATAATTGGACCTAATGGGGCGGGTAAGTCAACCTTGATAAAAGGCATTCTCGGTTTTTTACCGATTGATACTGGAGAAGTGCGGATTTTTGGCGAGCCGGTTCAGGATGTAATGAAGCGGGTTTCATACATTCCGCAAAAAGAACAGTTTGACTGGGACTTCCCTATCAATGTTTATGACGTTGTGATTATGGGACGTTATCCTTATTTAAGCACGTTCGGGAGACCCGGAACGAAGGACAATGAAATTGCAATTAAGTCTCTTGAAAAGCTTGAGATGATAAAATATAAAGACACGCAGATAAGAAACCTTTCGGGCGGACAGCAGCAAAGAATTTTTCTTGCGCGCGCGCTTGCGCAGCAGAGTGAAATTTATTTTATGGATGAACCGTTTGTAGGCGTAGATGCAAAGACCGAAGCAGCGATTTTTAAATTAATACGAGAACTCAAAGACGAAGGCAAAACAATTTTAATTGTTCATCATGATTTGAGCAGGATAAAAGATTATTTTGATGAATTAATTCTAATTAACCAGACATTAGTAGCCGCAGGTCCAACCGATAAAGTTTTCACAAAAGAAAACATCGAGAAAACTTACGGCGGAAGACTTACAATTTTAGAAAAAGCAACACAGTTATTATAA
- a CDS encoding iron chelate uptake ABC transporter family permease subunit — translation MLDFLTEPLQYEFIQRALIASISIGVSCGLIGVYIMLRRMSLIGDALAHSVLPGVVIGFMIAGEKNEIALFIGALAAGIVSALLISFVQRNSKIKEDTSIGIIFTGAFALGILLVSQLKQVHLDLSSYLFGDVLGVSTGDIILSGIITVIILLSVILFYKQLLVTSFDPTMAKIIGISSAVVHYFLMTLLSMSIVTGLQSVGVILIIAMLITPPATAFLLTDKLKWLLFYSALIGVVSSIAGLYLSYYFNYTSGASIVLVAVLIFALAFFFSPKEGLVLKYLKRMKAQRMNTLEDVVKFIHRYGERYRDEEFKTMLAKEIGVSGNKLGGIMNELSNKGFVTKTNGHYYLTTEGHKLALRLVRSHRLWETYVTKENIVDAKDIHIDAEKFEHILPEDLVEELDRELGHPETDPHGSPIPKK, via the coding sequence ATGTTAGATTTTCTTACGGAACCGTTACAATATGAATTCATACAGCGCGCGCTTATTGCCTCGATTTCAATCGGAGTGAGCTGCGGACTTATCGGGGTGTACATTATGCTTCGCAGAATGTCGCTAATCGGTGATGCGCTTGCGCACTCGGTATTGCCGGGTGTTGTAATCGGGTTTATGATTGCTGGTGAGAAAAACGAAATTGCGCTCTTCATCGGTGCGCTCGCAGCGGGCATTGTTTCTGCTTTGCTCATAAGCTTTGTTCAGAGAAATTCTAAAATAAAAGAAGATACTTCCATCGGTATTATTTTCACAGGAGCATTTGCATTAGGTATTTTATTGGTGTCACAACTTAAACAGGTGCATCTTGACCTGTCATCATATTTGTTCGGGGACGTACTGGGCGTGTCCACAGGCGATATTATTCTTTCAGGAATTATAACAGTCATAATTTTATTATCGGTGATTTTGTTTTATAAGCAGCTGCTTGTAACGTCATTTGACCCGACGATGGCGAAAATTATCGGCATATCATCTGCGGTGGTTCATTATTTTTTGATGACGCTTCTTTCGATGTCGATTGTAACAGGATTGCAGTCTGTCGGCGTGATATTAATTATCGCTATGCTCATTACTCCGCCTGCGACTGCGTTCTTGCTGACCGATAAACTTAAATGGCTGTTGTTTTATTCTGCGTTAATCGGGGTTGTGTCGTCGATAGCAGGTTTATATTTATCATATTACTTCAATTATACTTCAGGCGCATCTATTGTGCTTGTTGCAGTTTTGATTTTTGCGCTTGCGTTCTTCTTCTCACCGAAGGAAGGACTTGTGTTGAAGTACTTAAAGCGAATGAAGGCACAAAGAATGAACACGCTTGAGGACGTTGTGAAGTTTATTCACAGATACGGTGAAAGATACCGCGATGAAGAGTTTAAAACAATGCTTGCAAAAGAAATCGGGGTTTCAGGTAACAAGCTCGGCGGCATTATGAATGAGCTTAGCAATAAAGGATTTGTTACAAAAACGAACGGACATTATTACCTCACGACTGAAGGTCATAAGCTTGCACTGCGTCTTGTCCGAAGCCACCGACTTTGGGAGACTTATGTTACGAAAGAAAACATTGTCGATGCAAAGGACATTCACATCGATGCGGAGAAATTCGAGCATATACTCCCCGAGGATTTAGTCGAAGAGCTCGACAGAGAGCTCGGGCATCCTGAAACCGACCCGCATGGCTCGCCGATACCGAAGAAATAA
- a CDS encoding lysophospholipid acyltransferase family protein, with amino-acid sequence MISVFSGVITIVKAIIIAVYALIIAILTILVSPFDSKGRITHYISKIFSKVILLVSGIKLKVSGLEKIDRDKSYVFVSNHASYFDIPILMQAIPNNVRFIYKKSMTKIPIFGWGMYLGQYVPIDRENGREALKALRKAAEKVKKGISIVIFPEGTRSPDGEIKDFKKGLFVLADEAKEDIVPVLIKGSFNIMQKGKYKINSARVEVKFFEPVKYSKDKALLGRIREMLVEEFDK; translated from the coding sequence GTGATTTCAGTATTTTCAGGAGTGATTACTATAGTTAAGGCAATAATTATTGCGGTTTATGCTCTGATTATAGCCATACTCACTATACTGGTCAGCCCCTTTGACTCAAAAGGGAGAATTACTCATTACATATCGAAGATTTTTTCTAAGGTAATCTTACTTGTTTCAGGAATTAAGCTTAAGGTCAGCGGTTTAGAAAAAATTGACAGGGATAAATCATATGTATTTGTTTCGAACCATGCTTCATATTTCGACATACCGATTCTCATGCAGGCAATTCCGAATAACGTAAGGTTCATTTACAAAAAATCGATGACAAAGATTCCCATTTTCGGATGGGGCATGTATTTAGGACAGTATGTTCCGATTGACAGGGAAAACGGACGCGAGGCACTGAAGGCACTGCGCAAAGCGGCAGAGAAGGTAAAAAAAGGAATTTCGATTGTAATTTTCCCCGAAGGCACGCGCTCACCTGACGGAGAGATAAAAGATTTCAAGAAAGGTTTGTTTGTACTTGCAGATGAAGCGAAGGAAGATATTGTTCCCGTGCTGATAAAAGGTTCTTTTAACATAATGCAGAAGGGGAAATATAAAATAAATTCTGCGAGAGTCGAAGTAAAGTTTTTTGAACCGGTAAAGTATAGCAAGGATAAAGCGTTGTTGGGGAGAATTAGGGAAATGTTAGTTGAGGAATTTGATAAATAA
- the gatC gene encoding Asp-tRNA(Asn)/Glu-tRNA(Gln) amidotransferase subunit GatC: protein MSVTIQDVEKIAVLAKLKFSDEEKAKLQKDLNRILEYMDEMNEVNLDDVEPLENINEIINVMREDKDEKWLSQEEALKNAPAKTGNYFKVPKVLDK from the coding sequence ATGTCAGTTACAATACAGGATGTAGAAAAAATTGCAGTGCTTGCAAAGCTGAAATTTTCCGATGAGGAAAAAGCAAAGCTTCAGAAAGACCTTAACAGGATTCTCGAGTATATGGATGAGATGAATGAGGTTAATCTCGATGATGTAGAGCCGCTTGAAAATATTAACGAGATAATTAATGTGATGCGTGAAGATAAAGATGAAAAATGGCTTTCGCAGGAAGAAGCATTGAAAAATGCACCTGCAAAGACGGGAAATTATTTTAAGGTTCCGAAGGTGCTGGATAAGTGA
- the kdsB gene encoding 3-deoxy-manno-octulosonate cytidylyltransferase: protein MKVLGVIPARYGSTRFPGKALADINGKPMIQWCYESSLKSKLIDKLIVATDDKRIFDAVKRFGGEVVMTSRKHRSGTDRIAEAAKKFKCDIVVNIQGDEPFIDYRIIDKAIDALKKDRTVQVSTAARKITDKKEINNPNNVKVVFDDEFRALYFSRSAIPFNRDSLKNVSYYKHYGLYVYRKNYLMKITKMPESRLEKTEKLEQLRVLENGGKIKIVLTNKDSISIDTSEDLKGVKKWLS, encoded by the coding sequence ATGAAAGTTCTTGGTGTAATACCTGCGAGATATGGCTCGACAAGATTTCCCGGCAAAGCGCTTGCGGACATAAACGGGAAACCGATGATTCAATGGTGTTACGAAAGCTCTTTGAAATCAAAATTAATTGATAAATTGATTGTAGCAACGGATGACAAAAGAATTTTTGATGCAGTGAAAAGATTTGGCGGGGAGGTTGTGATGACTTCCAGAAAGCACCGTTCAGGAACCGACAGGATTGCAGAAGCAGCGAAGAAGTTTAAGTGCGACATTGTTGTAAATATTCAGGGTGATGAACCGTTTATTGATTATAGAATAATCGATAAAGCAATCGATGCGCTGAAAAAAGATAGGACTGTGCAGGTTTCGACAGCGGCGAGGAAGATTACAGATAAAAAAGAGATTAATAACCCGAATAATGTTAAGGTAGTTTTTGATGATGAGTTTAGAGCGTTGTATTTTTCGAGAAGCGCGATACCGTTCAACAGAGACAGCTTAAAGAACGTAAGTTATTATAAGCATTACGGGCTTTATGTTTACAGGAAAAATTATCTGATGAAAATTACAAAGATGCCTGAGAGCCGGCTTGAAAAAACCGAGAAGCTTGAGCAATTAAGAGTGCTTGAGAACGGCGGAAAGATAAAAATTGTTTTGACCAATAAGGATTCGATTTCGATTGATACGTCGGAAGATTTGAAAGGAGTTAAAAAATGGTTGAGTTAG
- a CDS encoding GNAT family N-acetyltransferase — MVELVKYCDAHRDSLVQLLNNKNVSDWLLLVPNPYTLLDAYWWLNKCRETENNGKDYNYAIECDGVHVGGIGLRKRFEHAGEIGYWLGEIYWGKGYMKHAINDMLLFAINELNLVRVSAEIFEDNVRSEKLLKKCGFEYEGLLKKKNKKGDRYINAKLYSFVV; from the coding sequence ATGGTTGAGTTAGTAAAATATTGCGATGCGCACAGAGATTCACTTGTGCAGTTATTAAACAACAAGAATGTTTCGGACTGGCTTTTGCTCGTTCCCAATCCATATACGCTGCTTGATGCTTACTGGTGGCTGAACAAATGCAGGGAAACAGAAAATAACGGGAAAGACTATAACTATGCAATCGAGTGCGATGGAGTTCATGTCGGTGGAATCGGGCTTAGAAAAAGATTTGAGCATGCAGGAGAAATAGGATACTGGCTTGGTGAAATTTACTGGGGCAAAGGATATATGAAGCACGCGATAAACGACATGCTTCTTTTTGCGATTAATGAACTGAATCTTGTGAGAGTTTCGGCAGAAATTTTTGAAGATAATGTGCGCTCAGAAAAGCTTTTGAAAAAATGCGGGTTTGAATACGAAGGACTATTGAAGAAGAAAAACAAAAAAGGCGACAGGTACATAAACGCAAAGCTGTATTCGTTTGTGGTGTAA
- a CDS encoding CTP synthase yields MTKQPKYIFLTGGVVSSLGKGIAAASLGLLLKSRGLKVTIQKLDPYINVDPGTMSPTQHGEVFVTDDGAETDLDLGHYERFLDENMSKANNMTTGQIYNEVITKERRGDYLGATVQVIPHITDEIKRRIRLLEKKSKYDIIISEIGGTAGDIESLPFLEAMRQLMLEVGKSNSLSIHLTLVPYIASAGELKTKPTQHSVKTLLEIGIQPDILLCRSEHELSKELRNKIGLFCNIEPGNVLQALDAKSIYEVPLNLKKEGFDEAVLKKLNIKAPAPKLTSWTKVVDKIKHPKKTITIGICGKYNSVPDAYKSIMEAFVHAGAYNDVKVNLKWIDSEDIEKSKTGAKEFLKDISGLLVCPGFGNRGIEGKIQAIKYVREHKIPFFGICLGLQCAVIEFARNVAGMKNANSSEFKESKYNVIDIMEYQKTVKVKGGSMRLGLYPCIVEKNSLAFKCYQKEFVNERHRHRYEVNNYFRKDLSDKGLIFSGVSPDSTLIEMIELSQKTHPFFIATQFHPEFKSRVVIPHPIFREFVKAAKSYS; encoded by the coding sequence ATGACAAAACAACCTAAATATATTTTTCTTACAGGCGGTGTTGTGAGCTCGCTTGGAAAAGGAATTGCCGCGGCATCGCTTGGACTTCTTTTGAAATCACGGGGACTAAAGGTTACGATACAAAAGCTTGACCCTTACATAAACGTGGACCCGGGAACAATGTCACCGACACAGCATGGTGAAGTATTTGTAACCGATGACGGAGCAGAAACTGATTTGGACTTAGGACATTATGAGAGATTTCTCGATGAAAATATGTCAAAGGCAAACAACATGACAACGGGTCAGATTTATAACGAGGTCATAACAAAAGAACGTCGCGGTGATTATCTAGGAGCTACAGTGCAGGTAATTCCGCATATAACAGATGAGATAAAACGCAGGATTAGGTTGCTTGAAAAGAAATCAAAGTATGACATTATAATTTCAGAAATTGGCGGAACAGCGGGCGATATCGAGTCGCTCCCGTTTCTTGAGGCAATGAGACAGTTGATGCTTGAGGTTGGAAAAAGCAATTCGCTTTCAATTCATTTAACGCTTGTTCCTTATATTGCATCTGCAGGAGAGCTTAAAACAAAACCAACTCAGCACTCGGTAAAGACTTTGCTTGAAATTGGAATTCAGCCGGATATTTTGCTTTGCAGAAGTGAGCATGAACTTTCCAAAGAATTAAGAAATAAAATCGGTTTGTTCTGTAATATCGAGCCGGGAAATGTTCTGCAGGCGCTTGATGCAAAATCCATTTACGAAGTTCCGCTGAATTTAAAGAAAGAAGGGTTTGATGAGGCAGTTCTGAAAAAATTAAATATTAAAGCTCCTGCTCCGAAACTTACATCGTGGACTAAAGTCGTTGATAAAATAAAACACCCAAAGAAGACAATCACTATTGGCATTTGCGGAAAGTATAACAGTGTTCCTGATGCTTATAAAAGCATTATGGAAGCGTTTGTGCATGCGGGTGCTTACAACGATGTGAAAGTAAATCTGAAATGGATTGATTCCGAAGACATAGAGAAAAGCAAAACAGGCGCGAAAGAATTTTTGAAAGACATAAGCGGATTGCTTGTGTGTCCCGGGTTTGGCAATCGCGGTATTGAAGGAAAAATTCAGGCAATAAAATACGTGCGTGAGCATAAAATTCCTTTCTTCGGAATCTGTCTGGGCTTACAGTGTGCTGTGATTGAATTTGCCCGCAATGTTGCAGGAATGAAAAATGCAAACTCATCCGAGTTTAAGGAATCTAAATACAATGTAATTGACATAATGGAATATCAGAAGACCGTGAAAGTAAAAGGCGGTTCAATGAGATTAGGTTTATACCCGTGTATCGTAGAAAAAAATTCTCTTGCCTTCAAATGCTACCAAAAAGAATTTGTGAATGAGAGGCACAGACACAGATATGAAGTAAATAATTATTTCAGGAAAGATTTATCGGATAAAGGACTGATATTTTCGGGAGTTTCACCGGACAGCACATTGATTGAAATGATTGAGCTTTCCCAGAAGACACATCCGTTTTTTATTGCAACGCAGTTCCATCCTGAATTTAAATCGAGAGTCGTAATACCTCATCCTATTTTCAGAGAATTCGTAAAAGCTGCAAAGAGCTACAGCTAA
- a CDS encoding cation-translocating P-type ATPase has product MKLLELKGLNTNEVDERIRKGLVNKTSKAKSKTIREIIVENIFSVFNYIIFAILLAIIYFYYRSGDVNLLLDSIGIVTIAFTNTFLAIFQEIKAKRALDKVSLLLKKEVTVVRDGREIIINQDEIVTDDLIFIQRGDQAAVDGKVVSANHLEIDESLLTGESLPVDKIKDNEILSGSFCVSGNGYYVAEKVGDESYAANVTVMAKKYKFTVTPLQRKLDFIVKSLFGIALFLIVLNLFFDNNASLDNVSFIRKMATILISLVPQGLVLMSSVTFALGVYRISKIGAIIQKLNAIESFSNVKIVCMDKTGTLTQNKLEVEMVNCYENVSEVNAKELLGDYAKYSSDKNMTIRAIESIPAVDKMEILDEIPFSSENKMSLLKIKFDGKERILVLGAYDILVERLDEKSKNYSKELFDKNNLKLYRNLLFGEVTNKNSFENSQEYLDSLEITPFCIMSISDQVRDDVMDAINLFRDNGISFKILSGDAPYAVQAIASRIGWEINDDEMITGGQLEKLNDADFKTAVLKNQIFARLKPEHKLRIIKCLKEEKIYTAMIGDGVNDLPAIKEADMGIAMEEGSQITKEIADIVLLKNKFSLLPEIFNEGNKIVNTVTAISKLFLTKNFIVIYTTLFSLIFLLEFALTPRRIALINIFIIGLPSFIIALKNSNTTRPKNFLGELFSFVLISALIIVVAGYLGTYISGMYFTINETEDQMILLTTMIITSIANFYSVAIHNEDKNNNTYLIYGLLIIFIYLFLAATNWDFVVINILKKFYEISYLSFDYWVLTIVIGVGSAILLFIAQYIRKRIFSSFG; this is encoded by the coding sequence TTGAAACTATTGGAATTAAAAGGATTAAATACGAACGAAGTTGATGAGAGAATACGAAAAGGATTAGTCAACAAAACCTCCAAAGCCAAATCAAAAACAATCCGTGAAATTATAGTTGAAAATATTTTTTCCGTTTTCAATTATATTATCTTCGCAATACTTCTTGCCATTATATATTTTTATTACCGCTCAGGTGATGTTAATTTACTTCTTGATTCCATCGGAATAGTTACCATTGCATTTACAAATACATTCCTTGCGATATTTCAGGAAATAAAAGCCAAACGCGCGCTTGATAAGGTCAGCTTGCTTTTAAAGAAGGAAGTAACCGTTGTGCGCGACGGCAGAGAAATCATTATCAATCAGGATGAGATTGTTACAGATGATTTAATTTTTATCCAGCGCGGAGACCAGGCGGCTGTTGACGGGAAGGTTGTTTCTGCCAATCATCTTGAGATTGATGAATCGTTATTAACGGGAGAATCCTTACCTGTTGATAAAATTAAAGATAATGAAATTTTATCAGGAAGCTTTTGTGTTTCGGGAAACGGTTATTACGTTGCGGAAAAAGTCGGTGATGAGAGTTATGCTGCGAACGTTACTGTGATGGCAAAGAAATATAAGTTTACGGTAACACCGCTTCAAAGGAAACTGGATTTTATCGTTAAGTCGCTTTTCGGAATTGCTCTTTTTCTTATTGTCTTAAATCTTTTTTTTGACAACAATGCAAGCCTGGACAATGTCAGTTTTATCCGTAAGATGGCGACGATTTTAATTTCACTTGTGCCGCAGGGATTGGTGCTTATGAGCTCGGTTACTTTTGCTTTAGGTGTTTACCGCATCAGTAAGATAGGGGCTATCATTCAGAAGCTGAATGCAATAGAATCATTCTCGAATGTGAAAATTGTCTGCATGGACAAAACAGGAACGTTGACGCAGAACAAATTGGAAGTAGAGATGGTGAATTGTTATGAAAATGTAAGTGAAGTTAACGCGAAAGAGCTTTTAGGAGATTATGCAAAATATTCTTCCGATAAAAACATGACCATAAGAGCAATTGAGAGTATTCCTGCCGTTGATAAAATGGAAATTCTGGACGAGATTCCTTTCAGCTCGGAAAACAAGATGAGCTTGCTTAAAATTAAATTTGACGGAAAAGAAAGAATTTTAGTTCTCGGAGCTTATGATATTCTTGTTGAGCGACTTGATGAAAAATCAAAAAATTATTCAAAAGAACTTTTTGATAAAAATAACTTAAAACTTTACAGAAATTTATTGTTTGGTGAGGTAACCAATAAAAACAGTTTTGAGAACTCGCAGGAATACTTAGACAGTCTTGAGATAACTCCATTTTGCATTATGTCGATTTCCGATCAGGTACGCGATGACGTGATGGATGCAATAAATTTGTTCAGGGATAACGGAATAAGCTTTAAAATTCTTTCAGGTGATGCGCCTTATGCGGTGCAGGCGATTGCAAGCAGAATCGGCTGGGAGATAAATGACGATGAGATGATTACCGGAGGTCAACTGGAAAAGCTTAACGATGCTGATTTTAAAACTGCTGTTTTAAAAAATCAAATTTTCGCGAGATTAAAGCCCGAGCACAAGCTAAGAATCATCAAATGCCTGAAAGAAGAAAAGATTTATACAGCAATGATAGGCGACGGCGTGAATGACCTGCCTGCAATCAAGGAAGCCGATATGGGTATTGCGATGGAGGAAGGAAGCCAGATAACAAAAGAGATTGCGGATATCGTATTGCTGAAAAATAAATTTTCTCTTCTGCCTGAAATATTTAATGAGGGAAATAAAATTGTCAATACTGTAACGGCAATTTCAAAACTATTCCTTACAAAGAACTTCATTGTTATTTATACAACATTATTCAGTCTGATATTTCTTCTTGAGTTTGCACTCACACCCCGAAGAATTGCGTTAATAAACATTTTTATAATAGGGCTTCCGTCATTCATAATTGCATTAAAAAATTCCAACACTACTCGTCCGAAAAACTTTCTTGGAGAATTGTTTTCTTTTGTTTTGATTTCCGCTTTGATAATAGTTGTAGCGGGATATTTAGGTACATACATATCCGGTATGTACTTTACAATAAATGAGACTGAAGACCAGATGATTTTGCTGACAACGATGATCATAACATCGATTGCTAATTTTTATTCGGTTGCAATTCATAATGAGGACAAAAATAATAATACATATTTAATTTACGGATTATTAATTATTTTCATTTATCTGTTTTTAGCGGCTACGAACTGGGATTTTGTGGTAATAAACATTCTGAAAAAGTTCTATGAAATTTCTTACCTGAGCTTTGATTATTGGGTTCTGACGATTGTGATAGGTGTCGGCTCGGCTATTTTGTTATTCATTGCTCAATATATAAGAAAAAGAATTTTCAGCAGCTTTGGTTAA